Proteins encoded within one genomic window of Bufo gargarizans isolate SCDJY-AF-19 unplaced genomic scaffold, ASM1485885v1 original_scaffold_2097_pilon, whole genome shotgun sequence:
- the LOC122923963 gene encoding E3 SUMO-protein ligase ZBED1-like, whose amino-acid sequence MLCLEKSMSTVKPVLHLLNTTVLPLADDDIDTELMKDMKMAILKCLNEKYSDVATDDLLDMASLVNPCFRSSYIADDRREFIFTKAAAEIQALLETQAVSATESPSHTSTGAAGEAQREEPKLSKRSLGSFLKNASAQPGPAALTDREAIKIELKSYLQALDVEGEADPLEWWRLHQANFPRMASLAKKYLCIPATSAPSERAFSTSGNIVTRHRSALKPETVDKLVFLAKNLG is encoded by the coding sequence ATGCTCTGTCTGGAGAAGAGTATGTCGACTGTCAAACCTGTGCTCCACCTTCTAAACACCACAGTTCTTCCTCTAGCTGATGATGACATTGACACAGAACTGATGAAGGACATGAAGATGGCCATCCTCAAGTGTTTAAATGAGAAGTACTCGGATGTTGCAACTGATGACCTCCTGGATATGGCCTCCTTGGTCAACCCATGCTTCAGATCATCATATATAGCAGATGACCGAAGAGAGTTCATCTTCACAAAAGCAGCAGCAGAAATTCAGGCACTGCTAGAGACGCAAGCTGTGTCTGCCACAGAGTCACCATCACACACCAGCACAGGAGCTGCTGGAGAAGCCCAGAGAGAAGAACCCAAGCTGAGTAAACGAAGTCTGGGCAGctttttaaaaaatgcatctgcTCAGCCTGGCCCAGCTGCCCTCACCGACAGAGAAGCGATTAAAATTGAGCTTAAGAGTTACCTGCAGGCACTGGATGTAGAAGGAGAAGCTGACCCACTGGAGTGGTGGAGGCTGCACCAGGCTAATTTTCCCAGGATGGCAAGCCTAGCCAAGAAATATCTTTGCATTCCTGCCACAAGTGCCCCTTCAGAAAGGGCATTCAGCACCAGTGGCAATATAGTAACACGCCACCGATCTGCACTGAAGCCCGAGACTGTGGACAAACTTGTGTTCCTGGCGAAAAACCTTGGCTGA
- the LOC122923958 gene encoding zinc finger protein 367-like, which produces MPRSKEISEEVRKKVVEAHKDGKGYKAISKVFDLHRSTVRQIIYKWKVFNSIDTRPRSGRPTKLDTILRRVMRSGAGKASHPRSPRPGGADDGEQAAHMSENRRIGKDGSGSAEEGESARVPGADTSPGSGVEDDVGAPMDPLRPSDAAVTRTSRIRNHKVKREEAERARSRTPGSPPPGSSRRAPRPAEHHVEVILCCEICGSCFPTETDLEAHQAEHLEETLHQCEECGKAFQSAGGLKTHKKRKHGC; this is translated from the exons ATGCCCCGGTCCAAGGAGATCTCTGAGGAGGTCCGGAAGAAGGTGGTGGAGGCCCACAAGGACGGCAAAGGCTATAAGGCCATCAGCAAGGTCTTCGACCTGCACCGCTCCACCGTCCGGCAGATCATCTACAAGTGGAAGGTCTTCAACAGCATCGACACCCGACCCCGGAGCGGGCGGCCCACCAAGCTGGACACCATCCTGCGCAGGGTGATGAGGAGCGGCGCAGGTAAGGCCTCGCACCCCCGATCTCCCCGCCCCGGAGGAGCCGACGACGGGGAGCAGGCCGCGCACATGTCAG AGAACAGAAGAATCGGAAAGGACGGGAGCGGCAGCGCGGAAGAGGGAGAGAGCGCACGGGTCCCAG GTGCGGACACGAGTCCAGGATCGGGGGTAGAGGACGATGTCGGGGCCCCCATGGACCCTCTGCGACCCAGTGATGCGGCGGTTACAAGGACGAGCAGAATAAGGAACCATAAAGTAAAGCGGGAGGAGGCGGAGCGGGCACGTAGCCGCACCCCGGGGTCCCCCCCGCCAGGTTCCTCCCGCCGAGCCCCGCGCCCTGCAGAGCATCACGTGGAGGTGATTCTGTGCTGCGAGATCTGCGGCTCCTGCTTCCCGACAGAAACGGACCTGGAAGCCCACCAGGCCGAGCACCTGGAGGAGACGCTGCACCAGTGCGAGGAGTGCGGGAAAGCCTTTCAGTCCGCCGGCGGCCTTAAAACACACAAGAaaagaaaacatggctgctga